The following proteins are encoded in a genomic region of Lemur catta isolate mLemCat1 chromosome 10, mLemCat1.pri, whole genome shotgun sequence:
- the FCN2 gene encoding ficolin-2 produces the protein MATAVLLVIPLLCTTALTADTCPEVKLLGVEGSDKLTILQGCPGLPGAPGPKGEAGAHGGRGERGPAGAPGKAGPPGPKGDRGEKGPRGEKGDAGQTQSCATGPRTCRELLSQGHLLSGWHTIYLPDCRPLPVLCDMDTDGGGWTVFQRRVDGSVDFHRDWASYKRGFGSQLGEFWLGNDNIHSLTAQGTSELRVDLVDFEGTRHFAKYSSFKVEGEADKYKLVLGAFVEGNAGDSLTYQNNHPFSTKDQDNDISDENCAVLYHGAWWHASCHWSNLNGLYLGGSHGSFANGINWKTGKGYNYSYKVSEMKVRLTSSGL, from the exons ATGGCCACGGCGGTCCTCCTGGTCATCCCCTTGCTGTGCACCACAGCCCTGACTGCCGACACCTGTCCAG AGGTGAAGCTGCTGGGTGTGGAGGGCTCCGACAAGCTCACCATCCTCCAAGGCTGCCCAGGGCTGCCCGGAGCCCCCGGGCCCAAGGGAGAGGCGGGCGCCCACGGAGGGAGAG GAGAACGAGGACCCGCCGGAGCCCCAGGGAAGGCAGGGCCACCCGGGCCCAAAG gGGACCGCGGGGAGAAGGGGCCGCGAGGAGAGAAAG GGGATGCTGGGCAGACGCAGTCGTGTGCCACAG GCCCACGGACCTGTCGGGAGCTGCTCAGCCAGGGCCACCTCCTGAGCGGCTGGCACACCATCTACCTGCCCGACTGCAGGCCCCTGCCCGTGCTCTGCGACATGGACACGGACGGAGGGGGCTGGACT GTTTTCCAGCGGAGGGTGGACGGCTCCGTGGACTTCCATCGGGACTGGGCCTCGTACAAGCGGGGCTTCGGCAGTCAACTGGGGGAGTTCTGGCTGGGGAATGACAACATCCACAGCCTGACCGCCCAGG GCACCAGCGAGCTCCGCGTGGACCTTGTGGACTTCGAGGGCACCCGCCACTTTGCCAAGTACAGCTCGTTTAAGGTGGAGGGCGAGGCGGACAAGTACAAGCTGGTCCTCGGCGCCTTTGTCGAGGGCAACGCAG GTGATTCTCTGACATACCAGAACAACCACCCCTTCTCCACCAAAGACCAAGACAACGACATTTCTGATGAAAATTGTGCTGTGCTGTACCACGGAGCCTGGTGGCACGCCTCTTGTCACTGGTCAAACCTGAATGGTCTCTACCTCGGGGGGTCTCATGGGAGCTTTGCAAATGGCATCAACTGGAAGACGGGGAAAGGGTACAACTACAGCTACAAGGTGTCGGAGATGAAGGTGCGGCTCACGAGCTCGGGGCTCTGA